A window of Desulforegula conservatrix Mb1Pa contains these coding sequences:
- a CDS encoding YkgJ family cysteine cluster protein yields the protein MTDKSVKKKAEIIPVQMTEESTFKFRCHKDVSCFTRCCRGIDIMLTPYDVIRMKKCLGMTSDDFLPMYTELRLLEKTDLPMPVMRLLDDEKKSCPFVRDSGCLIYEDRPTACRYYPLGVASLAQKPQEDESGFYFLLQEDICKGHEESTEWTVKKWREDQGVDLHDSINAGWTDIVVRKKSFPQDHKLSEASKQMYFMACYNLDSFRTFVFESTFLKRYNPFDPKLLERIKVDDIALLDFSTKWVTSTFFKRENPDPMFRPLAPQAG from the coding sequence ATGACAGATAAGAGTGTAAAAAAGAAAGCAGAAATAATACCTGTGCAAATGACCGAGGAAAGCACTTTCAAATTCAGGTGCCATAAGGATGTGTCCTGTTTTACGAGGTGCTGTCGCGGGATAGATATAATGCTTACCCCCTATGACGTAATAAGAATGAAAAAGTGCCTGGGCATGACATCAGATGATTTTTTGCCGATGTATACGGAACTCAGGCTTCTTGAAAAAACAGATCTGCCAATGCCGGTCATGAGGCTACTCGATGATGAAAAAAAATCTTGTCCTTTTGTAAGGGATTCAGGTTGCCTGATTTACGAAGACAGACCAACAGCTTGCAGATACTATCCGCTTGGAGTGGCTTCACTTGCCCAGAAACCGCAAGAAGACGAATCGGGTTTTTATTTTCTTCTCCAGGAAGACATATGCAAAGGCCACGAAGAGTCGACGGAATGGACAGTTAAAAAATGGAGAGAAGATCAGGGCGTTGATCTTCACGATTCAATAAATGCCGGCTGGACAGATATCGTTGTAAGAAAAAAATCCTTCCCCCAGGATCATAAGCTTTCTGAAGCGAGCAAGCAGATGTATTTCATGGCCTGCTATAATCTGGACAGTTTCCGTACTTTTGTATTTGAAAGCACATTTCTCAAAAGATATAATCCATTTGACCCTAAACTTCTTGAGAGAATAAAGGTTGATGACATCGCTCTACTTGATTTTTCAACAAAATGGGTTACTTCTACTTTTTTCAAGAGAGAGAATCCGGATCCGATGTTCCGGCCATTAGCACCCCAGGCAGGATAA
- a CDS encoding branched-chain amino acid aminotransferase yields MNLTVKKANSLKQKPDESNLGFGTIFTDHMFNMDYDPEKGWHNQRIEPYGPMIMDPATMVLHYGQSIFEGLKAFIGESGEVRLFRPKDNFARLNRSARRMCIPEIDPATVIEALKELVRLDKSWVPSAPGTSLYIRPAIVATDPYVGVRASSTYRFFIILSPVGAYYKEGFNPVKIWISKDYVRAVIGGLGEAKTAANYAASLYASEEAHKNGYTQVLWLDGVERKYIEEVGSMNIFFVIGDELVTPALTGSILAGITRESVIKIASEKWGMKVSERKISIDEIMEADAKGILKESFGTGTAAVISPVGNIKYGDKIITINNGEVGPVAKKAFDTITGIQYGKLEDPFGWVEII; encoded by the coding sequence ATGAACCTGACAGTAAAAAAGGCAAACAGTCTGAAACAAAAGCCGGATGAATCAAATCTTGGCTTTGGCACAATATTTACGGATCATATGTTCAATATGGACTACGATCCTGAAAAAGGCTGGCATAATCAACGTATTGAGCCATATGGCCCCATGATCATGGATCCTGCGACCATGGTACTTCATTACGGCCAATCAATATTTGAAGGACTCAAGGCATTCATAGGCGAAAGTGGTGAAGTACGTCTTTTCAGACCAAAAGATAATTTTGCAAGGCTAAACAGATCAGCACGGCGCATGTGCATTCCTGAAATTGATCCGGCTACAGTCATAGAGGCTCTCAAGGAACTTGTAAGGCTTGATAAAAGCTGGGTGCCTTCTGCTCCGGGAACATCCCTTTATATAAGGCCTGCGATTGTTGCAACAGATCCATATGTTGGGGTGAGAGCTTCGAGTACTTACAGATTTTTTATTATTCTCAGCCCGGTCGGAGCCTATTACAAGGAAGGCTTCAACCCTGTAAAAATCTGGATTTCCAAGGATTACGTAAGGGCGGTCATAGGCGGTCTCGGAGAAGCAAAAACAGCTGCTAACTATGCCGCAAGCCTTTATGCCAGTGAAGAAGCACATAAAAACGGATATACCCAGGTTCTCTGGCTTGATGGTGTTGAAAGAAAATATATCGAAGAAGTCGGCTCAATGAACATATTTTTTGTAATTGGCGACGAACTTGTAACTCCGGCTCTTACGGGGAGTATACTCGCAGGGATAACAAGGGAGTCTGTGATCAAGATAGCCTCTGAAAAATGGGGTATGAAGGTTTCGGAAAGAAAAATTTCCATTGATGAGATCATGGAAGCGGATGCAAAAGGCATTTTAAAAGAGTCATTCGGAACAGGCACGGCAGCTGTTATTTCTCCAGTAGGCAATATTAAATACGGAGATAAAATAATAACCATCAATAATGGTGAAGTTGGGCCAGTTGCAAAAAAGGCATTTGATACCATTACAGGCATCCAGTACGGAAAGCTTGAAGATCCTTTTGGCTGGGTAGAAATAATATAG
- the galU gene encoding UTP--glucose-1-phosphate uridylyltransferase GalU: MKIKKAIFPVAGLGTRFLPATKAMPKEMLPVVDKPLIQYAVEEALSAGIEQIIFVTGRGKSALEDHFDHSFRLEQTLISKEKNDLLRQVQEIIPESGTIVYTRQNQPLGLGHAIWCARDIIGDEPFAVLLADDLIMSGKSVLGQMISKFERLRASVVAIEEVSKSETDKYGIIDGIDSGDNMVEIKGMIEKPKPENAPSNLAIIGRYILTPRIFELLEKQQKGAGGEIQLTDAMASLLDDQPIYGYKFSGKRFDCGSKAGFLKANIAFALENEEIKKELIPYLREISKENGV; this comes from the coding sequence ATGAAAATTAAAAAAGCCATATTCCCAGTTGCAGGATTAGGCACGAGATTCCTGCCAGCCACCAAGGCCATGCCCAAAGAAATGCTTCCGGTGGTTGACAAGCCGCTTATTCAGTATGCTGTTGAAGAAGCTCTTTCAGCAGGCATTGAGCAGATCATATTTGTTACAGGCCGTGGCAAGAGTGCCCTTGAAGACCATTTTGACCATTCTTTCAGGCTTGAGCAAACGCTAATAAGCAAAGAAAAAAATGACCTTTTAAGACAGGTTCAGGAAATAATCCCGGAATCAGGTACCATAGTTTATACTCGCCAGAATCAACCTCTGGGCCTTGGGCATGCTATATGGTGTGCAAGGGACATCATAGGTGATGAGCCATTTGCCGTTCTTCTTGCAGATGACCTGATCATGTCTGGAAAATCAGTGCTTGGCCAGATGATTTCAAAATTTGAGCGTCTCAGAGCATCTGTCGTAGCCATAGAGGAAGTCAGCAAATCCGAAACCGACAAGTACGGGATAATTGATGGAATTGATAGCGGCGATAATATGGTTGAAATCAAAGGAATGATTGAAAAGCCAAAACCGGAAAACGCTCCTTCTAACCTTGCTATCATCGGCAGATATATTCTTACTCCGAGGATCTTCGAATTGCTGGAAAAGCAGCAGAAGGGCGCAGGCGGTGAAATTCAGCTAACAGATGCGATGGCAAGTCTGCTGGATGATCAACCAATCTATGGTTACAAATTCAGTGGAAAAAGATTCGATTGTGGCAGCAAGGCTGGTTTTCTCAAAGCCAACATCGCTTTTGCGTTAGAAAATGAAGAAATCAAAAAAGAGCTTATTCCATATCTTCGAGAAATTTCAAAAGAAAACGGAGTTTAA
- a CDS encoding lytic transglycosylase domain-containing protein, with translation MAYTRSLLVISMTVIFLIPASAFSDEEKDAIYQGIGRGGCKYYFTDAPVRSEKHDAQYKIFLYVPKAFLSSRSYKTSCLTIPEKSRYDDAIKLAAARYNISEALIKAVIAVESNFNPSAVSPKGAMGLMQLMPGTASDYGVLDAFDPVSNIMGGTRFLSDLMDRFKEDLELVIAAYNAGPGAVERFNNSIPPYPETQNYVELVIKFYNKLRAG, from the coding sequence ATGGCTTATACGAGAAGCCTGCTTGTTATATCTATGACCGTTATTTTTCTTATTCCTGCCAGTGCTTTTTCCGATGAGGAGAAAGATGCCATATATCAGGGAATAGGTCGCGGTGGCTGCAAATATTATTTCACCGATGCTCCTGTAAGAAGTGAAAAACATGACGCGCAATACAAGATTTTTCTTTATGTGCCCAAGGCATTTCTGTCTTCAAGGTCATATAAAACATCCTGCCTGACAATCCCTGAAAAAAGTCGCTATGATGACGCCATAAAGCTTGCTGCTGCCAGATATAATATTTCAGAGGCTCTGATAAAGGCGGTGATAGCGGTCGAGTCAAATTTCAATCCATCTGCCGTATCCCCCAAGGGGGCCATGGGGCTAATGCAGCTCATGCCAGGAACAGCCAGTGATTATGGGGTTTTGGATGCTTTTGATCCTGTTTCCAACATAATGGGAGGAACTCGTTTTTTGAGCGATCTTATGGACCGCTTCAAGGAGGATCTTGAACTTGTAATTGCGGCTTATAATGCAGGCCCAGGAGCGGTGGAGCGCTTCAACAATTCCATTCCGCCCTACCCTGAGACCCAGAATTATGTTGAACTGGTCATAAAATTTTACAACAAGCTCAGAGCCGGATAA
- a CDS encoding YkgJ family cysteine cluster protein codes for MINTRLSILDKIFALYEGIIQDYPLSCKKGCHSCCTRNVTVTSLESFLVSEFILAGNGHFFTDSLKKSLVLPRFIPKTTSNGFASIIISGGEEPEEFIDASWKPCPFLASSGECGIYDVRPFHCRCMHSEQVCEDGGYSVLPPFIVTLNNVFLQYIEHLDKNGFVANLTDAIVWMSDSANMESYAHGSDLNSLPTDFVRCMAMPFLMVPPEHQEQIRHVLKAVAEIGTSAANNMGR; via the coding sequence ATGATAAATACCAGGCTATCTATTCTTGATAAAATATTCGCTCTTTATGAAGGCATTATACAGGATTACCCCTTATCCTGCAAAAAAGGCTGCCATTCATGCTGTACAAGAAATGTCACAGTCACGAGCCTTGAGTCTTTTCTTGTTTCTGAATTCATTCTTGCTGGAAACGGACATTTTTTTACGGATTCATTAAAAAAGTCACTTGTCTTGCCAAGGTTTATCCCTAAAACGACCTCCAATGGTTTTGCTTCGATAATTATATCAGGTGGTGAAGAGCCGGAAGAATTTATTGACGCCTCATGGAAGCCATGCCCATTTCTTGCTTCCTCAGGCGAGTGCGGAATTTATGATGTCAGACCCTTTCATTGCAGATGCATGCATTCCGAACAGGTTTGCGAGGACGGCGGCTATTCGGTATTGCCGCCTTTTATTGTGACGCTTAATAATGTATTCCTTCAATATATTGAACATCTAGATAAAAATGGGTTCGTTGCCAATCTCACGGACGCGATTGTCTGGATGTCTGACTCTGCTAACATGGAATCCTATGCCCATGGCTCAGACCTGAATTCTCTGCCGACTGATTTTGTCAGATGCATGGCCATGCCCTTTCTTATGGTACCGCCGGAACATCAGGAGCAGATAAGGCATGTGCTTAAGGCGGTTGCTGAAATAGGGACTTCAGCAGCAAATAATATGGGAAGATAA
- a CDS encoding ribonuclease H-like domain-containing protein produces the protein MLINTFQHIHGIGPKTEADLWSRGIYEWDDIDKIDHKSVLSGKFYFIKDQIEESKKALQTKDFSYFAKRLPSKEHWRIYFDAILTEKYPAAFIDIETSFSNSGEQYISTIALYDGKEIQCFIRGHNLWDFPEFIKKYCLIVTYSGKTFDIPFMENHFRMKFTNTHIDLRYVLSGMGIKGGLKKCERILGFHRNESEGIEGSMAPFLWNAFERGKSLRHLHTLLAYNIEDVLGLYHIIHKIFEDRIKNTPFKDIYRLDYTAFPQMPYRADRNIIENLTTLSFNNRASSHHA, from the coding sequence ATGCTAATCAACACCTTTCAGCACATTCATGGCATAGGTCCAAAGACCGAGGCAGATCTTTGGTCAAGGGGAATATATGAATGGGATGATATCGACAAAATAGATCATAAATCGGTTCTATCCGGAAAATTTTATTTTATTAAAGACCAGATTGAAGAATCGAAAAAAGCCCTTCAAACCAAAGATTTTTCATATTTTGCTAAAAGGCTGCCTTCAAAGGAGCACTGGCGTATTTATTTTGACGCCATTCTCACAGAAAAGTATCCGGCCGCGTTCATAGATATTGAGACATCTTTTTCAAATTCAGGGGAACAGTACATCAGCACCATCGCACTTTATGATGGCAAGGAAATCCAGTGCTTCATAAGAGGCCATAATTTGTGGGACTTCCCTGAGTTCATCAAAAAGTATTGCCTGATAGTAACATATAGTGGAAAAACATTTGATATTCCCTTTATGGAAAACCACTTTAGAATGAAGTTTACAAATACACATATAGACTTGCGTTATGTTCTTTCAGGTATGGGAATAAAAGGAGGCCTCAAAAAATGCGAAAGAATACTTGGCTTTCATAGGAATGAATCAGAAGGAATAGAAGGGTCAATGGCTCCATTCCTCTGGAACGCTTTTGAAAGAGGCAAGAGCCTCAGGCATCTTCACACTCTGCTTGCTTATAATATAGAAGATGTCCTTGGTCTGTATCATATAATTCACAAAATCTTTGAAGACAGGATTAAAAACACTCCTTTCAAGGATATATACAGGCTTGATTATACGGCATTCCCTCAGATGCCATACAGAGCTGACAGAAATATAATCGAGAACCTGACAACCCTATCTTTTAATAACAGGGCGTCAAGCCACCATGCCTGA
- a CDS encoding class I SAM-dependent methyltransferase yields MPDYYDLHFIEYFEKTAHIDPSPFLEPVLKFLPKKAIIFDIGCGSGRDMQWFRSKGHQPFGLEKSSGMAELARKKSGCEVIEGDFLIHDFSKYSVDALILSACLVHQPHDLLPSILANVKYALKVSGIIYLSLKFGQGERTDAIGRKFYLWQDHDLRTLFNMLCLKIIFQSLTPSARGTDEIWLNYILGK; encoded by the coding sequence ATGCCTGACTACTATGATCTGCATTTCATAGAATACTTTGAAAAGACAGCCCATATCGACCCATCACCTTTTCTTGAACCAGTTCTGAAATTTCTTCCTAAAAAAGCGATTATTTTTGACATTGGATGCGGATCAGGAAGAGACATGCAGTGGTTCAGATCAAAAGGCCACCAACCTTTTGGCCTTGAAAAATCATCGGGCATGGCTGAGCTTGCAAGAAAAAAGTCCGGGTGCGAAGTAATTGAGGGTGATTTTCTGATCCACGATTTTTCCAAATACAGCGTGGATGCATTAATTCTATCGGCCTGCTTAGTTCATCAGCCCCATGATCTTCTGCCGTCAATTCTTGCGAATGTAAAATATGCCCTTAAAGTATCAGGAATTATATATCTTTCATTGAAATTTGGCCAGGGTGAAAGGACTGACGCTATTGGAAGAAAATTTTACCTTTGGCAGGATCATGACTTGCGAACATTGTTCAATATGCTATGTTTAAAAATTATTTTTCAATCCCTGACACCTTCAGCCAGGGGCACAGACGAAATCTGGCTGAATTATATTCTGGGAAAATAG
- a CDS encoding FAD-dependent oxidoreductase, with product MAKKYETDVAIIGGGLAGLAAAYELLDNNKKVMIIERDTHDKLGGLAKESFGGVMMVDTPLQKKAKIKDSPELAFSDWLSTAKFAENDIWPKKWAEAYVSTSGEMIYDWLVGKNVQFLPVVNWPERGLFRPGNSVPRWHIAWGTGYEIIKCILNNLETHPKRKNLTILYNHRVTDIEYTNEKAVGCLGVTEKHGEDFSIKASSVIAASGGICGGDLSMVKNNWFKEWGDAPENLLNGSHQYADGLVHNAIENIGGNITHLDKQWNYAAGIHYPGHKDKTHGLSLVPPRSALWVNGLGQRIGSPPIMGYTDTRYAVEEICKQPGKYSWQIMNWKIAIKELAVSGCDYMTSFREKRKLKLVMEVLFGNRELVRKLIKGSEDIVVAGSVPDLVRKMNEKKNPYDIDEKTLTEEIKAYDDRIDRGPAFFNDDQLRRIADFRKYRGDRLRICKFQKINDQKALPLIAIREFILSRKSLGGVQTDLDCRVLRKDGGIIPRLYAIGETAGFGGGGIHGLGSLEGTFLGACILTGRLGARSIIKG from the coding sequence TTGGCAAAAAAATACGAAACCGATGTAGCCATTATTGGCGGAGGCCTTGCAGGGCTTGCTGCTGCCTACGAACTTCTGGATAATAATAAAAAAGTCATGATCATTGAGAGAGACACACATGACAAACTTGGAGGACTTGCCAAAGAATCATTCGGTGGAGTAATGATGGTTGATACGCCGCTTCAGAAAAAAGCCAAAATAAAAGACAGCCCTGAGCTGGCTTTTTCTGATTGGCTATCCACCGCAAAATTTGCAGAAAATGACATCTGGCCTAAAAAATGGGCTGAAGCCTACGTCTCAACATCAGGTGAGATGATATATGATTGGCTTGTCGGGAAAAATGTCCAATTTCTTCCTGTTGTCAACTGGCCGGAACGAGGCCTTTTCAGGCCTGGAAATTCTGTCCCAAGATGGCATATAGCCTGGGGCACAGGCTACGAAATCATCAAATGCATACTTAATAATCTTGAAACTCACCCCAAAAGAAAAAATCTGACAATCTTATATAATCACAGAGTCACAGACATCGAATATACAAACGAAAAAGCTGTTGGCTGCTTAGGTGTCACTGAAAAGCATGGCGAAGATTTTTCCATAAAAGCCTCTTCTGTAATTGCCGCGTCAGGCGGTATCTGCGGCGGAGACCTAAGCATGGTAAAAAATAACTGGTTTAAGGAATGGGGGGATGCCCCTGAGAATCTTCTTAACGGATCTCACCAGTATGCTGACGGGCTTGTTCACAATGCAATAGAGAATATAGGCGGCAATATTACCCACCTCGACAAGCAGTGGAACTATGCTGCAGGCATACATTATCCAGGGCATAAAGATAAAACCCACGGACTGAGCCTTGTTCCACCACGAAGCGCTTTGTGGGTTAATGGCCTTGGACAAAGGATAGGCTCACCTCCAATCATGGGCTACACAGATACAAGATATGCTGTTGAGGAAATATGCAAACAGCCCGGAAAGTACTCCTGGCAGATCATGAACTGGAAAATTGCAATAAAGGAGCTGGCAGTATCAGGATGCGACTATATGACGTCATTCAGGGAAAAGCGCAAACTGAAGCTTGTGATGGAAGTTCTTTTCGGCAACAGGGAACTAGTCAGAAAACTCATTAAGGGCTCTGAGGATATAGTCGTAGCAGGATCAGTACCTGACCTTGTACGCAAAATGAATGAAAAAAAGAACCCGTATGATATCGATGAGAAAACACTTACAGAAGAAATCAAAGCTTATGACGACAGAATTGACCGAGGCCCCGCATTTTTCAATGATGACCAGCTTAGACGAATAGCTGATTTCAGAAAATACCGTGGAGACCGTCTCAGGATATGCAAATTTCAGAAAATTAATGACCAAAAAGCATTGCCCCTGATAGCGATCCGTGAATTCATTCTTAGCAGAAAAAGCCTCGGCGGAGTCCAGACAGATCTTGACTGCAGAGTTCTCAGGAAGGATGGAGGTATAATCCCAAGGCTGTATGCAATAGGCGAGACTGCCGGATTCGGGGGCGGCGGGATTCATGGACTCGGATCTCTGGAAGGCACTTTTCTCGGAGCCTGCATACTCACCGGCAGACTTGGGGCAAGATCCATAATAAAAGGTTGA
- a CDS encoding thiamine pyrophosphate-binding protein: MGAVNMKKTGAWLTVYALEQIGVTRTFGIPGLQNTEIYDELNSSDKIQPVLVTHEGGASFMADAVSRTSSSIGTLVIVPSAGVTHAMSGIGEAFLDGIPMLIISGGVRRDTGKSYQLHQWDQHRLLEAATKKTWLIEKHEEIVPTIYEAYRTAISGEPGPVFIEIPVEIQLFKAEINNLPAFVFDEPKHNVDMEKIKAAAEILAAAKNPGMFIGWGCRDATDSCIKMAELLESPVSTTLQGLSVFPASHPLHTGMGFGPSAVPCAENAFIDCDCLLAVGTRFAEIPTGSFGVKVPENLIHIDINPNVFNKNYPARVAIEGDAGLVIDQILQYMVSSELKTQKKNDSIRKKIAGDKAEYLDSWKKLKTDKVNPALFFEKLRTRLRDDDIMVVDDGNHTFLAAELFPVLKSKHFISPSDFNCMGYCVPAAIGAKLVNPEKQVAGIVGDGAFLMTCMEILTASTLNAGIVYFVFHDGELAQIAQGQQIPYNRKTCSILGDVKLQGVAMATGAAFVEMKKNEEIEICMDKAFGLALMGQPVIVDVKIDYSRKTRFTQGVVSTVLKRFPLGDKFRFIGRAVLRKIIG, encoded by the coding sequence ATGGGCGCAGTCAATATGAAAAAAACAGGTGCATGGCTCACTGTATACGCACTTGAGCAGATTGGAGTTACTCGCACATTCGGGATTCCTGGTCTTCAAAACACTGAAATTTATGATGAACTGAACTCGTCTGATAAAATTCAACCCGTACTTGTCACGCATGAGGGAGGGGCATCTTTTATGGCTGATGCTGTCAGCCGCACTTCATCATCGATCGGAACTCTCGTCATTGTACCTTCTGCGGGAGTAACCCATGCCATGAGCGGAATAGGCGAAGCCTTTCTTGACGGCATCCCGATGCTCATCATAAGTGGCGGAGTAAGGCGAGATACAGGTAAATCCTACCAGCTTCATCAATGGGATCAGCATAGGCTTCTTGAAGCAGCAACAAAAAAAACATGGCTCATTGAAAAACATGAAGAAATTGTTCCGACAATTTATGAGGCATACAGAACTGCAATATCAGGTGAACCCGGCCCTGTTTTTATTGAAATTCCTGTGGAGATCCAGCTCTTTAAGGCAGAAATAAACAATTTACCCGCTTTTGTCTTTGATGAGCCTAAGCATAATGTTGATATGGAAAAAATAAAAGCTGCTGCTGAGATTCTCGCGGCAGCCAAGAATCCAGGAATGTTCATTGGATGGGGATGCAGGGATGCTACAGACTCCTGCATAAAAATGGCAGAATTGCTTGAAAGCCCTGTTTCAACGACGCTTCAGGGACTCAGTGTTTTTCCGGCATCTCACCCGCTTCATACTGGAATGGGGTTTGGACCGAGTGCTGTTCCATGCGCAGAAAATGCCTTTATTGATTGCGATTGCCTGTTGGCGGTCGGAACAAGATTCGCTGAGATTCCAACCGGCAGTTTTGGAGTAAAAGTGCCGGAAAATTTAATTCATATTGATATCAATCCGAATGTGTTCAACAAGAATTACCCTGCCAGAGTAGCTATTGAGGGAGATGCGGGTTTGGTTATTGACCAGATTCTTCAATATATGGTTTCTTCAGAATTAAAGACTCAAAAGAAAAATGATTCAATCAGAAAAAAAATAGCCGGAGATAAAGCCGAATATCTTGACTCATGGAAAAAACTGAAGACAGATAAAGTCAATCCGGCTTTGTTTTTCGAGAAGTTGAGAACAAGGCTTAGGGATGATGATATAATGGTCGTTGACGACGGCAACCACACTTTTCTTGCAGCAGAACTCTTTCCGGTGCTTAAATCCAAGCATTTCATATCTCCCAGCGATTTCAACTGCATGGGCTACTGCGTCCCTGCCGCCATAGGCGCCAAGCTCGTGAATCCTGAAAAACAGGTGGCTGGAATTGTGGGAGATGGCGCATTTCTCATGACTTGCATGGAAATCCTCACTGCTTCAACTCTGAACGCAGGCATAGTCTATTTTGTTTTTCATGACGGAGAACTTGCCCAGATAGCTCAGGGCCAACAAATCCCGTACAACAGAAAAACATGCAGCATTCTTGGAGACGTAAAACTTCAGGGAGTAGCAATGGCAACCGGCGCAGCCTTTGTTGAAATGAAGAAAAACGAAGAAATTGAAATATGCATGGACAAGGCTTTCGGCCTCGCATTGATGGGACAGCCTGTGATTGTGGATGTCAAAATCGACTATTCAAGAAAAACAAGATTCACCCAAGGTGTTGTCTCGACAGTATTAAAAAGATTCCCGCTTGGTGACAAGTTCAGGTTTATCGGAAGGGCTGTGCTAAGGAAAATAATCGGATAA
- a CDS encoding zinc-ribbon domain-containing protein, giving the protein MDIICESCQSKFNIPDEKIPEDRSASLTCPKCKNKIVVPPKAKPSSEPSGISGFDFIEDDEPPAKSEAPAQEYQPSEPDSSMEKPFDFIEEEGRTALICETSPEVISQIKTVLDYMEYHVTEAHNTRDALKQMRYHDYDLIIVNENFDTANPDTNGVLMYIARMPINIRRHIFVALLSKRFKTLDYMMSFVKSVNLIINERNIPEFETVLQRGMADTDILYKTFKDSLKRAGRL; this is encoded by the coding sequence ATGGATATCATATGCGAGTCCTGTCAGAGCAAATTCAATATTCCAGATGAAAAAATCCCTGAGGATCGATCTGCATCCCTTACATGCCCCAAATGTAAAAACAAGATAGTGGTACCGCCAAAGGCAAAACCGTCTTCAGAGCCTTCTGGCATCAGTGGTTTTGATTTTATTGAAGATGATGAGCCTCCGGCAAAGTCCGAAGCTCCTGCCCAGGAATACCAGCCATCCGAGCCTGACTCATCAATGGAAAAGCCTTTTGACTTCATTGAGGAAGAAGGGCGTACTGCTCTGATATGTGAAACGTCACCGGAGGTTATCTCTCAGATTAAGACGGTTCTTGATTATATGGAATACCACGTTACGGAAGCACACAATACGAGAGATGCATTGAAACAGATGCGTTATCATGATTATGATCTTATAATAGTGAATGAAAACTTTGACACAGCTAATCCAGACACAAATGGCGTGCTTATGTATATCGCAAGAATGCCAATAAATATAAGACGTCATATTTTTGTTGCCTTGTTATCAAAAAGATTCAAGACGCTTGATTATATGATGTCATTTGTAAAAAGCGTTAATCTGATCATAAATGAAAGAAATATCCCTGAGTTTGAAACTGTTCTTCAGCGAGGAATGGCAGATACGGATATTTTATACAAAACCTTCAAAGATTCACTGAAGAGAGCTGGTAGGCTTTGA